A genomic stretch from Telmatocola sphagniphila includes:
- the prpB gene encoding methylisocitrate lyase: MATALAPIESPGFRLQQAWNQECLPIPGVYHPLVAKIAEKIGFRAIYLSGAALSASKNLPDVGIVTLPEFVEAAREICRATAIPLLCDADTGFGQNLNVERTVQLFEEAGAAGIHLEDQEMPKRCGHLSGKTLVDAATMISKIRAAVASRTDKYFTIIARTDARGVGNFDQAISRAKVYLEAGADAVFPEALESVEEFEKFAKEVDAPLLANMTEFGKSPLIPRETLAQMGYKMVLYPVSAYRAALFATRMALEQIKKGPTQEPLLDKMLSRAELYDLLNYTDYEKRDATYFGRKLQ; this comes from the coding sequence GCTTGGAATCAGGAGTGCCTTCCCATTCCCGGCGTCTACCATCCGCTCGTCGCAAAAATTGCTGAAAAAATTGGCTTCCGTGCGATCTACCTTTCGGGGGCGGCCCTTTCCGCTAGCAAAAATCTCCCCGATGTAGGCATCGTTACCCTGCCGGAATTCGTCGAAGCTGCCCGGGAAATCTGCCGGGCAACCGCGATTCCCTTGCTTTGCGACGCCGATACCGGCTTCGGACAAAACCTGAACGTGGAGCGCACCGTCCAACTTTTTGAAGAAGCTGGCGCTGCGGGAATTCACCTCGAAGATCAGGAAATGCCCAAAAGATGCGGTCATTTATCGGGAAAAACGCTCGTCGATGCCGCCACCATGATCTCCAAAATCCGAGCGGCCGTGGCCTCGCGAACGGATAAATACTTCACCATTATCGCCCGCACCGATGCTCGCGGCGTCGGCAATTTCGATCAGGCCATCAGCCGGGCAAAAGTCTATTTGGAAGCCGGCGCCGATGCGGTTTTTCCGGAAGCTCTGGAATCCGTCGAGGAATTCGAAAAATTCGCCAAAGAAGTCGATGCTCCGCTCCTGGCGAACATGACCGAATTTGGCAAAAGCCCCTTAATTCCCAGAGAAACGCTTGCTCAGATGGGTTACAAAATGGTTCTTTACCCGGTAAGTGCTTATCGGGCGGCTCTGTTCGCGACCCGTATGGCTCTGGAACAGATCAAAAAAGGCCCTACCCAAGAACCGTTACTCGACAAAATGCTGTCACGAGCGGAACTCTACGATCTCCTGAACTACACCGATTACGAAAAAAGAGATGCGACCTACTTCGGACGCAAATTACAATAG
- a CDS encoding citrate/2-methylcitrate synthase has translation MTPAYSPGLEGVIAGETSVSSVDESLRYRGYAIEDLAEHCSYEEVAYLLLYGELPNAKRLADFTARVNAARRLTQPLRDLLKSLPKWTHPLDALRSSVSVLSHFDQDVSDNSTDANLRKAERLIAQLPVAIADYFRYCKGLQPVAASQELNNAANFLYMIRGEKPTPEDTKAFDVSLILYADHEFNASTFTARTIVSTQSDLHSGVVGAIGALKGPLHGGANEKVVGVLDEIGSPANAEKWVMDALARKERIMGFGHRVCKKGDVRAGICKKYASQAAARAGTTHYEVTADIVERLMAEQKKMFPNVDWPAGRLYHALGLEIPIYTPIFAAARVAGWSAHVIEQMENNRLIRPRGLYKGPADRVVPPIAERA, from the coding sequence ATGACTCCAGCTTACTCTCCCGGACTCGAAGGTGTGATCGCCGGTGAAACCAGTGTATCCTCGGTGGATGAAAGCCTCCGTTATCGAGGCTATGCCATCGAGGATCTGGCGGAACACTGCAGCTACGAAGAAGTGGCCTACCTGCTGCTCTACGGCGAACTTCCCAATGCCAAGCGGCTCGCCGATTTCACCGCCCGGGTCAATGCGGCCCGTCGACTAACTCAACCGCTTCGCGATCTTCTCAAATCGTTACCCAAGTGGACCCATCCACTGGATGCGCTGCGCAGCTCGGTATCGGTTCTGTCCCACTTCGATCAGGATGTCAGCGATAACTCGACAGACGCCAACCTCCGAAAAGCCGAACGATTGATCGCTCAACTCCCCGTCGCGATCGCCGATTACTTCCGCTACTGCAAGGGTTTACAACCGGTTGCCGCCTCGCAGGAACTCAACAACGCGGCCAACTTCCTCTATATGATTCGCGGGGAGAAACCGACTCCCGAAGATACCAAAGCCTTCGATGTGTCGCTCATTCTTTACGCCGATCACGAGTTCAATGCTTCCACCTTCACCGCTCGGACCATCGTTTCCACGCAGTCCGATCTTCACAGCGGCGTGGTGGGCGCCATCGGGGCTCTTAAAGGACCATTGCACGGCGGAGCCAACGAAAAAGTTGTCGGCGTGCTCGATGAGATCGGCAGTCCGGCCAACGCGGAAAAATGGGTGATGGACGCCTTGGCCCGCAAAGAACGGATCATGGGATTTGGGCATCGCGTCTGCAAAAAAGGGGATGTTCGTGCGGGAATTTGCAAAAAATATGCTTCCCAAGCGGCGGCCCGCGCTGGTACAACGCACTACGAAGTGACTGCCGATATCGTCGAGCGGTTGATGGCCGAGCAAAAGAAGATGTTTCCGAACGTCGACTGGCCGGCCGGTCGCCTGTACCACGCCCTCGGCCTGGAAATCCCGATATATACGCCAATTTTCGCGGCAGCTCGCGTCGCCGGCTGGAGCGCTCACGTTATCGAGCAGATGGAGAACAATCGGCTCATTCGCCCGCGCGGCCTCTATAAAGGCCCAGCCGATCGCGTCGTTCCCCCGATCGCGGAAAGGGCTTAA
- a CDS encoding HD domain-containing protein: protein MHDCVNEIFELFANRGQKLYFGEEISEEAHALQAAYQAEKAGESDAVVVAALLHDIGHLLHGMSENIADQGIDGKHEDAGEEWLKSYLGPEVTEPVRLHVEAKRYLCAIDPRYQAALSPASQLSLQLQGGPLNAEERAKFEENPYYRSAVKVRGYDDQAKIVGLEVPTIEHYREKIEGLLRPICA from the coding sequence ATGCACGATTGCGTAAACGAAATCTTCGAACTGTTTGCCAACCGGGGGCAGAAACTCTACTTCGGGGAAGAGATTTCCGAGGAAGCCCACGCATTACAGGCCGCCTACCAGGCCGAGAAAGCCGGCGAATCGGATGCTGTGGTGGTAGCCGCCTTGCTTCACGACATTGGCCACTTGCTGCATGGCATGTCGGAAAACATCGCCGACCAGGGGATTGATGGCAAACATGAAGATGCCGGAGAGGAATGGTTGAAGAGTTACTTAGGCCCGGAAGTGACCGAACCGGTACGGTTGCATGTCGAGGCCAAACGCTATCTCTGCGCCATCGATCCGAGGTATCAGGCTGCTTTATCTCCGGCCTCGCAATTGAGTTTGCAATTACAAGGTGGGCCGCTCAATGCGGAAGAACGAGCGAAATTCGAAGAGAATCCCTACTATCGCTCGGCGGTGAAGGTGCGGGGCTACGACGATCAGGCCAAGATAGTCGGGCTGGAAGTCCCGACTATCGAGCATTATCGCGAGAAAATTGAAGGTTTGCTGAGGCCGATCTGCGCCTGA
- a CDS encoding DUF2617 family protein has protein sequence MLRPRVRDLEFHLYSRPVHPELFQTFMLRTVQKDDYQISVRLTPSGHVLTFRNPLFWLTEVTSVRNQPLPSHGHLMGHRFQGERNDTLHPIPEFRYCTTTQVESLSEVHFEKVQSEIISDGSKSGLLFRFNPQNRLFLTPVSYMSVQAGRGILSITALHTFPSENTVVKTISLIEKS, from the coding sequence GTGCTGCGACCTCGGGTCCGAGATCTGGAGTTCCATCTGTACAGCCGGCCGGTTCATCCGGAGCTGTTTCAGACGTTCATGCTGCGCACTGTGCAGAAGGACGATTACCAGATTTCCGTACGTCTCACACCCAGTGGCCACGTTTTGACCTTTCGTAACCCGCTTTTCTGGCTGACCGAAGTCACCTCCGTCCGCAATCAGCCCTTGCCCTCGCACGGCCATTTGATGGGGCACCGCTTCCAGGGCGAGCGTAACGATACCCTGCATCCGATCCCGGAATTTCGCTATTGCACGACCACCCAGGTCGAGTCGCTTTCCGAGGTCCATTTCGAGAAAGTGCAGTCGGAAATCATTTCCGATGGCTCCAAAAGCGGCCTTCTGTTTCGGTTCAATCCCCAAAATCGCCTTTTCCTGACACCGGTCAGCTACATGTCGGTTCAGGCCGGGCGGGGAATTCTTTCCATAACGGCTTTACACACTTTCCCTTCAGAAAATACTGTGGTGAAAACCATTTCTCTGATAGAAAAATCCTAA
- a CDS encoding SMI1/KNR4 family protein → MPNSTARPPQGPFAGSRCVTGPGHQWGEATIRRVNEDGTFKVELDIKSMLILKYWQGVTREEITFDDDLHWPAMFAKFSSNRTTLTKTDFAAALELLGYKLEPEVTNQIWDQHCHHLFKVDGDALNTLALDPPSSYRLFLNLGLPLKVIHQKLNSEQPKEYFKLYWNQTRMAGRNPAELPRDVRLTDTVQALGLEESQEDKNTTAFLEEFEKENSLSLPENFKRILGRTGASTAIDACHPNNPSLLKLVKRDWSLERGKKAEGLLGDNALLFMVPHQGDHDWWLVFDNGQTDGTVYVRWYSDDGQKWLLTAPSFAFFLWDLAQTGLVWYQDTQYEGGKPVLKTDIGLVPK, encoded by the coding sequence ATGCCGAATAGTACCGCTCGACCGCCGCAGGGACCGTTTGCCGGCTCTCGCTGCGTGACCGGTCCCGGTCATCAGTGGGGCGAGGCGACGATCCGCCGCGTCAATGAAGATGGCACCTTTAAGGTGGAACTTGACATCAAGTCGATGCTGATCCTGAAATACTGGCAGGGCGTGACCCGCGAGGAAATCACTTTCGACGATGATCTTCACTGGCCGGCAATGTTCGCGAAGTTCAGTTCCAATCGGACCACCCTGACCAAAACGGATTTCGCCGCCGCGCTGGAACTGCTCGGCTACAAACTCGAACCGGAGGTCACGAATCAAATCTGGGACCAGCACTGCCACCACCTTTTTAAAGTGGACGGCGACGCCCTGAACACCCTCGCTCTGGATCCGCCTTCGAGCTATCGGTTGTTTCTGAACCTCGGTCTGCCTTTGAAAGTGATCCATCAGAAACTCAACTCGGAGCAACCGAAGGAGTACTTCAAGCTGTACTGGAACCAGACAAGAATGGCCGGTCGGAACCCCGCCGAGTTGCCGCGGGATGTGCGTCTAACGGATACGGTTCAGGCGCTTGGCTTGGAAGAATCGCAGGAGGATAAAAATACGACGGCTTTCCTCGAGGAATTTGAGAAAGAAAATTCCCTTTCGCTGCCGGAGAATTTCAAACGCATCCTCGGTCGCACCGGGGCATCTACCGCAATTGACGCCTGTCATCCCAACAATCCTTCGCTGTTGAAATTGGTCAAGCGGGACTGGAGTCTGGAACGGGGCAAAAAAGCGGAAGGCCTTTTGGGCGATAACGCTTTACTGTTTATGGTGCCGCATCAGGGAGATCACGACTGGTGGCTGGTGTTCGATAATGGTCAGACGGACGGCACGGTCTACGTTCGCTGGTATTCGGACGACGGCCAGAAGTGGTTATTGACCGCGCCGAGTTTTGCCTTCTTCTTGTGGGATCTGGCGCAAACCGGTTTGGTCTGGTATCAGGATACTCAATACGAGGGGGGCAAACCGGTGCTGAAAACGGATATTGGTTTGGTGCCGAAGTGA
- a CDS encoding PadR family transcriptional regulator — protein MSSFETQLRKGLAELAVLAVLAKEELYGYGIVEKLRELNGLNLSESTVYPILSRLAQENLLATRTEASTAGPTRRYYRLTEAGFRKLRLHSSYWKSVSNSISTLLEGI, from the coding sequence ATGAGCAGCTTTGAGACGCAATTACGAAAAGGTCTTGCGGAACTAGCGGTACTTGCCGTGCTAGCCAAAGAGGAACTCTACGGTTACGGGATTGTGGAAAAGCTGCGGGAACTAAACGGTTTGAATCTTTCGGAGAGCACTGTTTATCCAATACTTTCCCGACTTGCGCAGGAGAATCTGCTCGCCACGCGTACGGAAGCTTCTACGGCGGGGCCAACTCGGCGCTATTATCGACTCACGGAAGCAGGCTTCCGGAAATTACGCCTGCATTCCTCTTACTGGAAAAGTGTATCGAACTCCATTTCAACCTTATTAGAGGGGATTTAA
- a CDS encoding C1 family peptidase yields MKAKPIFTLLLIFLLPPYVAADDPVKKPESKKTPEVFDLCQQQTPIRNQGGRDTCPYFPPVAALEAAYKRAGIAVNLSVEHLIWNRNVMSSSDKNSRDVAEDLISTLGGGGGMGVLQQYAVCRAEEMPYRGSIQYPKNSGLEKYDWSKPFSQMALNLWNLDPANLPAAARTDAKYAIEKFDSIPAHDLRNSAKFEEILYSGHEIVFSMNIHANSNDLAAKGQPVWRLKPNTRGDSVNHFMLMVGYDRARKFFVVKNQWGPTNYTAQQGKLAEGWKDIIKYDGFTLVDYNYLATFSEAHYITEVAPVGSRRFIPQRAIGQWEVTFKKEGKKVNSGVLCWRHPPISAEGKQKADLRLGELVLANGEQYRVNGKLDGDGSKPYQISLHVDFSKGTLPLDSTAGATWKGTLHLPDNGKATMHLKPHGGAKEKVGDGDTNELEIDAKLVLDQNLLREIGEHK; encoded by the coding sequence ATGAAAGCCAAGCCAATTTTCACACTCTTATTGATATTTTTGCTGCCGCCTTACGTGGCCGCCGACGATCCCGTCAAAAAGCCCGAGTCGAAAAAGACTCCCGAAGTCTTCGACCTGTGCCAACAGCAGACGCCAATCCGCAACCAGGGCGGCCGGGATACCTGCCCCTACTTTCCACCGGTGGCCGCGCTCGAAGCGGCTTACAAGCGGGCGGGAATTGCGGTCAATTTGTCGGTCGAACATCTCATCTGGAATCGCAATGTGATGAGTAGTAGCGACAAAAATAGTCGTGATGTGGCCGAGGATCTCATCAGCACCCTCGGCGGAGGCGGCGGCATGGGAGTCCTGCAACAATATGCCGTTTGCCGGGCCGAAGAGATGCCCTATCGAGGTTCGATTCAATACCCCAAAAATTCAGGACTGGAAAAGTACGATTGGTCCAAGCCGTTTAGCCAGATGGCTCTCAATCTCTGGAATCTGGACCCGGCCAATCTCCCGGCGGCCGCCCGCACCGATGCCAAGTACGCCATCGAGAAGTTTGATAGCATTCCGGCTCACGATTTAAGGAACTCGGCTAAGTTCGAGGAGATTCTCTATTCAGGTCACGAAATCGTATTCAGCATGAACATTCACGCCAACAGCAACGACCTGGCGGCCAAAGGGCAACCGGTCTGGAGGCTGAAGCCGAACACGCGGGGCGATTCAGTGAATCACTTCATGCTGATGGTGGGCTATGACCGCGCCCGCAAATTCTTCGTGGTCAAGAATCAGTGGGGGCCGACCAATTACACGGCCCAGCAAGGCAAGCTCGCCGAGGGCTGGAAGGATATCATCAAATACGACGGGTTTACACTGGTAGATTACAACTATCTGGCGACTTTTTCGGAAGCGCATTACATCACGGAAGTGGCCCCGGTTGGCAGTCGACGGTTTATTCCGCAACGGGCTATCGGACAATGGGAAGTCACATTCAAAAAGGAGGGGAAGAAGGTCAATTCAGGAGTTCTTTGCTGGCGGCATCCTCCCATATCGGCTGAGGGAAAGCAAAAAGCCGATTTACGTCTTGGCGAACTCGTCCTGGCCAATGGGGAGCAGTACCGGGTCAACGGCAAACTCGACGGGGATGGCTCGAAGCCTTATCAGATCTCGCTTCATGTGGATTTTTCGAAGGGCACCCTGCCCCTCGATTCGACGGCGGGCGCGACCTGGAAAGGGACTCTCCATCTGCCTGATAATGGCAAGGCGACCATGCACCTGAAACCGCACGGCGGGGCAAAAGAGAAAGTAGGCGATGGGGATACGAACGAGCTGGAGATCGACGCCAAGCTGGTTCTGGATCAGAATTTATTGAGGGAGATAGGCGAACATAAGTAG
- a CDS encoding alpha/beta hydrolase family protein: MHKTHVSIQRRRKFFLLLPLLIGFSLGFGGPLRYLHGKTVNAVPVEFKDFQQPPQSDINTAARQVAEKILEGIAKKDASLIARHCTTPFLGGSPHLQKILTNEKDLAASLKTDLCEGPYMPYMFEPKWEITATLTPAEFRREYADYLTMDPETLKALEKLKLTARDRVVVEKRRGMLVLVRSDKGGSRAIGIVTLGFGPPPFKLTRDVIYRRRHGVALTLSVVQPPKNANGAAIILPINDSFVSFPRPFNAMGLGTRQQGLLDAGFTLIFVTPGSAPKHTIPEILSDIHTAVKYVRYNADQFQIDPDRLAIMGASSGGYISLMLGLADGKGPTFPPDSDPSQVFVKYDPLENVSSRVQAVISMCPPTDWLNYGEKGKSVLEFPLFQPYVGLLDLYEYDLRRNGYNKISDREKHLQELKKLSPVHLATAKAAPIMFIHGDKDLNVPIQHSISMHEELKKVGAQSELITKVGADHGWPETVEETAMMVKWLNERMPAKK; encoded by the coding sequence ATGCATAAAACTCATGTTTCTATTCAGCGAAGACGAAAATTCTTCCTGCTACTCCCACTCCTGATAGGCTTTTCCCTAGGATTCGGAGGGCCGTTACGTTACCTGCACGGAAAGACAGTAAACGCTGTGCCGGTGGAATTTAAAGATTTCCAGCAACCTCCCCAGTCTGATATTAATACGGCGGCCCGCCAGGTGGCCGAAAAAATACTGGAAGGGATTGCGAAAAAAGACGCCTCATTAATAGCTCGCCACTGCACCACCCCTTTTCTAGGTGGCTCGCCCCACCTTCAAAAAATTCTGACGAACGAAAAAGATTTGGCTGCTTCCTTGAAAACCGATCTGTGCGAAGGGCCTTACATGCCTTACATGTTCGAGCCCAAATGGGAGATTACAGCCACCCTGACCCCCGCGGAGTTCAGAAGAGAATACGCGGACTATTTGACTATGGATCCGGAGACTCTGAAAGCACTGGAAAAACTCAAACTCACAGCCAGGGATCGGGTCGTCGTCGAAAAACGGCGGGGAATGCTCGTCCTAGTCCGTTCCGATAAGGGTGGTTCGCGAGCCATAGGTATCGTGACACTCGGTTTCGGCCCACCCCCTTTCAAACTCACCCGGGATGTCATCTACCGCCGGCGACATGGTGTGGCTTTGACTCTTTCAGTTGTGCAACCTCCCAAAAATGCCAACGGAGCGGCCATTATTCTGCCAATCAATGACAGTTTTGTCTCGTTTCCGAGGCCTTTTAACGCAATGGGATTAGGCACTCGCCAGCAAGGTTTGTTGGATGCCGGGTTTACATTGATCTTTGTCACGCCCGGCAGCGCCCCCAAACATACTATCCCAGAAATTCTCAGCGATATTCACACGGCGGTAAAGTATGTTCGATATAACGCGGATCAGTTTCAGATCGATCCCGACCGGCTGGCCATCATGGGCGCAAGTTCCGGCGGATATATATCTCTGATGCTCGGTTTAGCCGATGGGAAAGGGCCAACTTTTCCTCCCGATTCAGATCCCAGCCAGGTTTTCGTCAAATACGATCCACTCGAAAATGTTTCCAGTCGGGTCCAGGCTGTTATCAGCATGTGTCCGCCTACGGATTGGCTGAACTACGGGGAAAAAGGGAAATCGGTTCTGGAATTCCCGCTTTTTCAGCCCTATGTGGGACTCTTGGATCTTTATGAATACGATCTTCGCCGCAATGGTTACAACAAGATTTCGGATCGAGAAAAGCATCTCCAGGAACTTAAGAAACTGTCTCCCGTGCATCTGGCCACGGCCAAAGCCGCTCCCATTATGTTCATCCATGGGGACAAAGACCTGAACGTGCCGATCCAGCATTCTATTTCCATGCATGAGGAACTTAAGAAAGTCGGAGCCCAATCGGAACTTATCACAAAAGTCGGCGCGGACCACGGCTGGCCGGAAACCGTCGAGGAAACGGCCATGATGGTGAAATGGCTGAACGAAAGGATGCCGGCAAAGAAGTGA
- a CDS encoding TMEM175 family protein — MSKGRLEAFSDGVFAIIITIMVLELKAPHDASLSSLKELIPTFLGYVLSFIYVGIYWNNHHHLFQAVKSVNGAILWANLHGLFWLSLFPVITHWVGVTHFAPWPVVVYGVVLLLAASSWKILIYVLIENHGYDSTLAAAMGRDIKGWVSLGLYLLAIILAFVDSWIACGIYLLVAFIWFIPDKRIERFFEQEPGE; from the coding sequence ATGAGCAAGGGACGGCTGGAAGCTTTCAGTGACGGGGTTTTTGCGATTATTATCACCATTATGGTTCTGGAGTTGAAAGCCCCGCACGATGCCAGTCTGAGTTCTCTGAAGGAGTTGATTCCTACCTTCCTCGGTTACGTTCTCAGTTTCATCTACGTCGGAATCTACTGGAATAACCATCACCATTTGTTTCAGGCCGTGAAGTCGGTGAATGGGGCGATTCTCTGGGCGAATTTACACGGGCTGTTCTGGCTGTCTTTGTTCCCAGTAATTACCCACTGGGTGGGGGTGACACATTTCGCCCCCTGGCCGGTGGTGGTCTACGGTGTAGTGCTGTTACTTGCGGCCTCCTCCTGGAAAATTCTGATCTATGTGCTGATCGAAAATCACGGCTATGATTCGACGCTGGCCGCCGCGATGGGAAGGGATATTAAGGGCTGGGTGTCGCTGGGGTTATATCTTCTGGCCATCATCCTGGCATTCGTCGATTCCTGGATTGCTTGTGGGATCTACTTGCTCGTCGCCTTCATCTGGTTCATTCCCGATAAACGAATTGAGCGATTCTTTGAGCAGGAGCCGGGAGAGTAA